The sequence GGGAGATCCACTACGACCCCTGGAAGATTAACGTTCTTTCTCTCACCGAGAACAGCAGAGTTCTCACAGCGGCATTGAACCAAACCCTTTTGCTTGTCACAAGATAAAACCAAAAATGAGATAGTGCCATCAGCGCAGAGTATCATGCTCCCTGGCTTGACATCCTCAGCCAACTTCTTGTAGCTCATGCAAATGGTAGTTTCATCACCCTTGATGCTATAGTCAGTGGATATGGTGATTTCTTGGCCCTGTTTGAGCTGGACAGGTTTGGCATCCTTGAGAAATCCAGTTCGAATCTCTGGACCCTGTGTGGCAGTAAATGTGGGAaacaaacaatcaatcaatcaatcaatcaatctacCAATCAGGTTTGGTCCACAATGTTTTCCATCAATTTAGAAATGGGTAGGATTAATATTAGGTCATTAGCATTTAGCGAATCAAAATCGCCCACCCACTAGGAAatttacaacaacaaaaaaaagaaatggaaaaaacaaaatcaaacacaaatttaatAGCGCTCTTGTGTGggaaccctaaacccaaacATGAGGAAACAAACAAGCAAGCaaacacaagaaaagaaaacaaagaaagaaacagagaatTAAAGAAGGCAATGCATGATTTGTGAGTGAATCCGATAAATTCGGATCAGATGGGATCGGGAGGAAGAAATGAATGGGGAGGGGTGGAGAGAGAATAGACCTTGGTGTCGAGCATGACGGCGCATAGAATACCGGTGGATTCCATGGCGGCCCTGAGATTGTCGAGGGTCTCCTGATGGTATTCGTGGGAGCCATGGGAGAAGTTGAAGCGCGCAACGTTCATTCCGGCCCTGAGCAGCTTCTCGACCATGGGCACCGAACGCGATGCAGGTCCTAGCGTGCACACGATCTTCGTCTTGGGCCTCTGATCCATTTTCCTATTCTCCTTGTATTTCCGCCTTggaatcttcttcttcctcttcttttttgagaGTTTGAGAGTTGACGAGTTGGAGGAGAGTTGGCGGAGAGTTTGAGAGTTGTGTGTTTTGTCAATGAAAGAGCCTCTCAATctcaatgaaaaaagaaagaaatataaaataaaaaaggtggGCTATAGGCTAATAGGTTTTGCGATCTGTGGTCTGTGTGTGTGATCTATGGTCTATGAGATTGTATGAGAGAGAATGGTAAAATAGAAGAGCGAGAAGCGTGTTCGCCGATGCcactctgtttttctttcttctcttttaatattttgtttcctttttataaacaaaacaaaacaaaacaatagaAGCAAGCGAGCAGCATAAGCATATTCCCTTGCTTCTTGGGCAACAAGGTAGCTTATTTTATCAGCCAAGCCCCtcacaaattaaaataataagttttttttatttggaattaaattcaatttcattaacttttttcctttttcttttttctttctttctttctttccttctttctttccttctttccaAGTAGGCGGGCTCAAATTACACCACAATTCCTCCCTCTAAAGAAGGAAGAGGAcctttggaaaacaaaaaaatgaggaAGGATGAGGACCGACTGAGAGAGACGACTAAGGTAAAACGAGAAAACTAGGCGCCAAAGCCTTGAGTCCTACTCATGCCAAGTCAACAATGGCGTCACAACCattgatattatttttagGGGTTTATAATTGGACGCAACTCAACCAACTCCACgttctcttctttttcagacaacaaaaaaactccACGTTTTTatactctcttttttaatttcatgttcATTGGCAATTTGGCATGGCAAAGGTAGGTAGGTATGTAGGCAGGCATGCAGCAACAGCAGCGGGCTCCGTGGTGGGGCCTTGTCTTGTTCAAAgctgagaagagagagagaaaccatTTGTTTGTGCTGCCTGTATGTGCCTGCACTACACATACAATACAAGGGGGAACGGTTTACTCACGCTTTACACGTGTCCTTTGAGCTATCTCTGACTTTGACTGACCGGTGGGTGGGTCACTGCCTGCAACCCTTTTCCTTCATCTCAATTTCTCATCGTCCATTGGTTTGGTTCGTCTCATTTCAGTCCATTCGATGGGCAGAAACCTGAAAGGCAAGaaagttttctgttttggATGCGCCGTGGTATCTCACTTTTCAATACCAAATAccaaccaaaaccaattgcctctctctctctccctccccccTAAGTTAACCAGCACATAGTAAAACAAAGAGTTAAAACACTTGTTTGCTCAGGAAAGAGGAAACACCACAAAACAGGAGGAACCCTGTATGTTAGAGATTTTACCAACACAATCCCCCCACcccaaaacctttttttttatcgtCAACAACGACGACAACATTGTCATCCACAGTTTTATCATATCCAGCTGTAAATAAAATCCCCGGGAGGGGCTCGGTAAAAATATTCAGATAGTGCGGGAAATTCAGAGACAACTACTTTGTATCTTATATTATCATATTTCGAATTACTACTCTAAGCTCATTTCAAAAAATGTATCTGACGGATGaggaaagaggagagaggatCATATCATTCATTTCAATATCAGTTTTTGCCAAGTCACATTTTGCATTTTAAGGGCTCTCCCATCACAGCCTCCATCCAGAAAACAAAGGACTCTTCAATTTCAGGGGATGGGATGACGCCACCACTCGAAAACTTGCTTGATATCCTTCAAACCACCTCTCTGAAAGGCAACGTGTAGCATCCATTTATCATTTAAGATAAACATAACATAAGATCACTCCAGCCAGCTGCACCTTGCTGTGTAAACCCATCACCACAATTTAAAGTTCATCGTGGCCTTGCGGTTGTTCTTTGTTCAACAACTCTAATTTGTGTTGCAGTTCCTGTCACATTTTATCACATTAGATAATTCAACGCAAGAGAACAGCAGCAAACCTTCTCCTCCCCCCCTCTCCCCCCcaactgaaaaaaaagaagataattcTTGAAGGAACAATACCTGAAGTTTTTCCTCCAAGCAAAGGGCTGGAGTAGATAACAATGCTACATACCTGTCATAGGAAACTGAAAGTTAGATCCAGGTAATACCACTACTACATATCTACCATGATAAACAAAAACCCCtttgcgagagagagagagagagagagagagagagagagagagagagagagagcaattCTTACTCGCAACGGCTTGGTTCATCAACATCAGCAACCTCATTTTTCAATCCACACTTAAGTCTGACCTGCATATAAAACAAGATGTGTAAGAACGCAtgtcaaaatgaaaatcaaaccaaaactTCTGTTATGCTTTTCTAATCTTCAATCCCAATTTTAATGGATATTTGTACTAGTCATTTGTGGTGTCTAGCAAACCCATGACCCACCATTGTCTTACAATATACCAATTCAATAATCACATTTTAAGTTCTCCATTGAGATTTAAATGTTCAAACCCACTCCAAAAAATAACTTCGACTGAAAACAAACAATTCAGGAGATACGAGTTTCATTAAATAACAACAATCGGAGAATAATATGTAAAAGCATGATGATAACTACCTTCAAACTTCTATCGGGCCCATTCCAGCACTTATCACCATTTGCAAAGACCATGACTTTATATGAGTCCTCAAATTTTTCCCAGCTCCTATTTTCCCCAAGAttacataaaaacaaaaatgtagtACGTAAGCTAATCGAAATGAAAGAAACATATGCAACAGCACacacacaaaagcacacagaGGTAACTCAGATAGCGACATCATTCATGTCATATGCTTGATATTTCCTAACAGATTGCCAGAACACAACTGAATCTATAATGTTTGCACCAGTATCGACAGcaagctgctgctgctacaTATGGGGGCACATATGCACGCAGCCAGACATGCTCAAGTAATTGGATTCAAAATCTAATGATCCAACCACTTCCAAAATGACTTGCCTTCTTTTGAATTGAATGCAAGGACTACAAACTAGAAACGAATTTCAAATTGGCTTATCAACAGCTAAGATGTAGTGCTTGACCTCTGACAAGGATCTCTTAGGTGGAGGAAGAATAAAATAGCTGCTCCACACCTAGAAAGAGTAAATATACGGTCTCCGGTTGTTTCATAATTCTATGATTAGTGAAACATGAATACAAGACATAGTCTAATTCTGAACCCAAACCAAACTTTTGACAACTTGAGCAAATGCCTAAGGCTAAGAACATGATAGACGCATAACTTGATCTTCATTTTTGTCCACCCAAAATGACACCTATTTGTTCccatattttctcctttttcttgtaaaaGATATATGGGAAGCTATCAATATATGGGGGGGAAGTAGACACGTACCCTAAACGAGTTGTAGAGTGGCCCTCCACCTGGGAAGCTTGTTTATATGGGCATACTTTGTAAACATACCTGAACAAAGATTTTTGGGTGCCCAAAGGTCAGATCAAACATGAAATTTccttaaaaatcaaaactgtATTATTATGATATTTTAAAGCTATTAAAATAAGACAAAAGTCCGTAACTTATTCTGCTTGCTTTCAAAACAACGATCATAGAATGAATAGAACTCCTTATTTGGCCCTGCAATATCAAATTTGAGTTCAGCTTATGGAGGCCCAGAAACTAACCAACTATGCCATTAAAAATTATCGACCcagcatatatatagatgCAGCTCAAGACACACTAACCAAAATCATGTTTTAGCTTTTGTGTCAAACTTGATATTCTTGAATGTATCTTAGACAACTTGGCACTGGATTCATCATACTCCTTCCGTACACTAGCAGCTTCTGAAGAACAGATAAGTACAATGGGATGAGACATTCATATGTTCTTATACATGATCAAGCACCTAAGTAACGTCCAAAATTTTGACCGACTACCTGATCGGTTCACTGGAGTCTGAAATACATTAACAGCCTGTAGGAGGTTCAGCACAGTTTTTTGTATCTTCTCCAACCAAGATGTTGAGGTTGTTACATCTAAAGTACGGTCGTGCAATAAAATTATAAGGAGCATAATAGTCCATCTAAAAAGCTTGAGTTGCAAATTAATGAACACAAGTCATCTGTGCCGCTGCATACCTGACAAATCTGAATCAGTGTCTGACTCATATTTGTATGAAGAATCAGAATCGCCATGATCCGCCTCTCCAAAATCATCATCtacatcttcatcatcatatCGTTGGTTGTCATCATCAGTTTCTGAAGCATAGCCATCATACTCCCCCTCATGGGTGTCCTTTGGCGCCTCTTCATGATCTTCATGATCATTATCTTTTGCATTATCAACGTCCCCTCCTTCCTTTGAGGCATCTTCCCCAGTCCAACGAGAAGCAACTAGGCGGCCTAACTCTTCCCTTGACAATGACTCAGTCTTTTCTGATGCATCCTTGCCCTGCAGATACATGATAAAGCAAAAACCCATTAGCTCCTAGTAAAAGATACCAGCTAGAAACTGTCAGAACACTTGGAAAATTTTGGCTAGTCATGATTTAATATTCCAAgtgaaaaccctaaaaaataatatcagACAAATTTAATGCTTTTTATGTTAACACACTACTGTATTCGATGCCTATAATCAAAGTTCAATCATGGTCTCACCTAACAAAGTGTATATATTATCAACAGCTCTTCATAAGCAAAACATATAAGCCTTGAAGTTCATTATTCTATTCTTTTCATGAATATAAAGTTATCAACAACTGAAATCTATCATACGACTATTTCTAGTTGACTTCATTTCTCCTACATATAGAAAAATGCAATAGGAGAAGGCTATTTGGTGGCAGATGCAAGAAGGAAAATTCTACTTATTTCGGCATTGATACTACACTCTTCACACCATGGAATTTCCACAATGTGTGCCATACCATCAGCAATCTAAACCTTGATGGAGTACCGTACATGTCCCCATGTtagatcctttttttttcagttttgaactTAATATATGAAATGATgttcatattaaaatattttggcGAAGCATACCTTTCAGCCGCCAATCAATTAATAAATCGACCAAATATTGTGCAACCATAATTCAATACCTCATCAGGAGGCACCTTGCTCCCATAATCAGAGTCAGTTTCAGATATAGCAACAGACTCTTCCTTCTGCTTTACTGCATGCTGCATTGAGATAATTTTGAAATAAACCCTTAATCTAACATGTAATGTAAGAACTGAAAGCTCCAATTCAACAGATTTTTGTTAAAGAATACTAGTTCAAAGACTTGGTTTACCTGTTCTACACCCTCAACCAAAGATCCTTTATGTTCAGGAGTATCAATATGATCATCTTTGGCAGCTAAGTCATCATGTTTCTCTGCTGTATCCTATGATAACACTGTCAATGTGAGAACtagaagaaaataaactaTCTACACTACCAGTAAATAGCGATTATGGTCAAAGACTAATTTCAAGTGACAGAACTTATTTTATAATGTCATAATCAGTCTTGATTTCAGTTGCATGCAGGAAGAGTCTCCtatgtgaaaaaaaatcatgtacGTGACAGATAAGTCGCAACTTCAATCAGCAGAAAGACATTTTCAATGCGGCTGAAGGAAGAATATATACCTTAAGTGTGAGATATCTACAgtctacatatatattttcaaagtTCTCCAAATAGCACTTAAAGTATAGAACAAAGCAGCCCATGTGGGTAATTAACCTAACCTGATATGAATGAGAATCCTCCAAAATCCCAATTTTATCTTCGTATGTACTTTCTGTAGGTTTATGTTCACCGTCAGAGTTCTCCTCAACCTCACTTCTGCCGTGCTTAATTTCCTCTTCAACTTTGGTTTTCTCCGGGTTAGCTTTCTCTTCGGCTTCTTTTCTCTCCtgctcttctttttccttctgtAACCGTTCCTTCTCTTCTGCCTTCTCTATTTGTTCTTTACGCTCTACACAATAGGTGAGACAAAAGAACTGTTATGATATTTAACCATTATATTACCAGATAATCATAGAGATGTTAAATTATCTATGTTTAGCAATTCGGCATGGACAGACGGTCAACTACCTAAAAAATGCATAGAGAGGGTGAGAGGggtgaaacaaaaacaaactgTTACATAAGATGTGGTGTCGCTTTTGTTCTGGTAAATTATCAAATTCTTAAATTCCCTTAATAGAAAATATAGTctttaaaatatacaaaatatacCTATTGATTTTATAAGTACAACACAGCGAGTTTTGACTAAATAAAACCACAAATAAATAACCTGCAAGCCTAAAAACCtggggatgatgatgatgatgtcgTAAAAATAAGACATGACATGACAGAACTATACCTTTCAGCTGTTCAACAAGCCTTTTCAGtattttctcttcattttgcAACTTTGATAGTTCTGCCTCGTCTTTGGCCATAGCTACTCTGGCTTGTTCAACTTCATGCTTCCTTACAGAAACCCCCTCGTGGTAAGTAGCAATCTTCTTTTTCAGCTTATCTCTGGCCACTTTCCCAGCCTCCCAACATGTATTTGGGCAGTTTACTTTACCATCATACTCATCACTCCCATCACAGCAGTCTCCAGATTGCAGATAGGTAAAGATGTGTAAGAGATGAAATCAATCAGCCaggtaaaaacagttatatgGTTCAGTTATTAAGGAATTGAGAACTGGTTTTCTTAAGTTTCAATCGTGATAATTATGCTTTTTCTATACACATCTCTTTCCCATTAATTTGGAAACAGCATTGCAAGAATTAACAGCCTCccattaaatatttttaatgttgcCTACTCGccttgcaaaaacaaaaatcgaAATAAAACACAAAAGTGCAGCAAGTCTGTGATGGTACACATAACATATAACTTCTAATGCTATTTGTACTGTCAGAACACTTACCACAAATTCCATCATTCACTCTAGATGAAAATAACAGGAGAGGTGTGTGTCCCACATTCCGACAatagaattttccacctggGCATGCAGATGTACCTACAATccataaaaaaacaatatgcATTTTCGTCAACAAGAAAATGTTTTATATATCAACAAGGAAATCAAATCCAAGTTTAGCCATCAACGAAACCATATATCAGGAAATATCAAATGAACCAGACACGTAAAAATCACGCCAAAATATAGCAAGAGCTAAAGGCAAATCCATTATTATGAAATGATATATACAATTAGAGAGGCCCATTTTGCTAAAAGAATGTAATGAAGGAACAACCAAATCTAAAAGCAAACAAGTGAAC comes from Prunus dulcis chromosome 6, ALMONDv2, whole genome shotgun sequence and encodes:
- the LOC117631536 gene encoding glucosidase 2 subunit beta isoform X2, producing the protein MKVKMRFIAVVLCVLCLLSESIVRSASSSPKNQFLGISPEDEKYYKSSEVIKCKDGSKKFSRAQLNDDFCDCPDGTDEPGTSACPGGKFYCRNVGHTPLLLFSSRVNDGICDCCDGSDEYDGKVNCPNTCWEAGKVARDKLKKKIATYHEGVSVRKHEVEQARVAMAKDEAELSKLQNEEKILKRLVEQLKERKEQIEKAEEKERLQKEKEEQERKEAEEKANPEKTKVEEEIKHGRSEVEENSDGEHKPTESTYEDKIGILEDSHSYQGKDASEKTESLSREELGRLVASRWTGEDASKEGGDVDNAKDNDHEDHEEAPKDTHEGEYDGYASETDDDNQRYDDEDVDDDFGEADHGDSDSSYKYESDTDSDLSDVTTSTSWLEKIQKTVLNLLQAVNVFQTPVNRSEAASVRKEYDESSAKLSKIHSRISSLTQKLKHDFGPNKEFYSFYDRCFESKQNKYVYKVCPYKQASQVEGHSTTRLGSWEKFEDSYKVMVFANGDKCWNGPDRSLKVRLKCGLKNEVADVDEPSRCEYVALLSTPALCLEEKLQELQHKLELLNKEQPQGHDEL
- the LOC117631536 gene encoding glucosidase 2 subunit beta isoform X1, with protein sequence MKVKMRFIAVVLCVLCLLSESIVRSASSSPKNQFLGISPEDEKYYKSSEVIKCKDGSKKFSRAQLNDDFCDCPDGTDEPGTSACPGGKFYCRNVGHTPLLLFSSRVNDGICDCCDGSDEYDGKVNCPNTCWEAGKVARDKLKKKIATYHEGVSVRKHEVEQARVAMAKDEAELSKLQNEEKILKRLVEQLKERKEQIEKAEEKERLQKEKEEQERKEAEEKANPEKTKVEEEIKHGRSEVEENSDGEHKPTESTYEDKIGILEDSHSYQDTAEKHDDLAAKDDHIDTPEHKGSLVEGVEQHAVKQKEESVAISETDSDYGSKVPPDEGKDASEKTESLSREELGRLVASRWTGEDASKEGGDVDNAKDNDHEDHEEAPKDTHEGEYDGYASETDDDNQRYDDEDVDDDFGEADHGDSDSSYKYESDTDSDLSDVTTSTSWLEKIQKTVLNLLQAVNVFQTPVNRSEAASVRKEYDESSAKLSKIHSRISSLTQKLKHDFGPNKEFYSFYDRCFESKQNKYVYKVCPYKQASQVEGHSTTRLGSWEKFEDSYKVMVFANGDKCWNGPDRSLKVRLKCGLKNEVADVDEPSRCEYVALLSTPALCLEEKLQELQHKLELLNKEQPQGHDEL